CAAGGACTTTTATTAGAACCTGCTGGCACTGGAAGCGTTTTCTGGAGCTCCCAGAGCAGACTGGCAAGTGGCTTGGGGGAAAGCCCGGGGTAACCGGTTCTgcctgagggtgtgtgtgtggggtgcaTTGGTGAGAGCAGACAGAGGTCCCAGGCAATCGAGGCAGCCAGAGGCTGCCAGTCCAGCAGCTTCCACCCAAGTTCTCACGTATGACAGTTACCTCACGTGCTTGGGTCTTCAGTTCCCCCGTTCACTAAGCACTAACCTGCCACTGATCCCAGGACTTCTGCCGGTCCATGTTTCCCCCAGTCTCCCTCCTCCCAATGAGGCCCTGCTAGGCTCCTcccactctccctcctccctgacaAGGTCCTGCTTGCGCCTCCAGATGCTGCAGAAGCTGCGGGAGGATGAGCCACAGGTGGAGAAGCCCCTGGCGGATCTCGACCACCTAGGACACACGGACTGGGTGAGTCCGGCTGCCCCTCCTGACCAGGCTGCCTTCTCTCAGGCTCTAGGCGTGTGGGGTGTGGGGTCGGGGCCGGCCTGCGCCTCAGACCACTTTCTCCCCTCGGGGCCAGGCCCGGCTCTGGGTCCAGCTCATGCGGGAGCTCCGCCACGGGGTGAAGCTCAAGAAGGTGCAGGAGCAGGAGTTCAACCCCCTGCCCACCGAGTTCCAGCTCACGCCCTTCGAGATGCTGATGCAGGACATCCGGGCCCGGAACTACAAACTGCGCAAGGTCATGGTGCGCGGGATGAAGGGCGGAGCTTGGAGGGGCTTGAGCTGCTGGGGGCAGGGCCTGCGGGGGCGGGGCCTGTTGGGGGTGGAGCCTGTTGGGGGCGGAGCCTGGGGACAAGGCCCAGCATGACAAGGACTGGAAGAGAAATGGAGCCCTGGCCAGGCGCCAAGCGTCCCCCTAAGAAGACAATGCCCCCTACCCACTCCTGGCCCTCAGCCTCGACTGCCTGCCGGCTCCCCCCCAGGTTGACGGCGACATCCCGCCCAGGGTGAAGAAGGACGCTCACGAGATCATCCTGGACTTCATCCGCTCTCGGCCCCCGCTCAAGCAGGTGCGCCCCACCCAGGAGGAGTCAGCTTCCCCAGTGAAGGGGCCGGTTCCCTCCTGCCCGAGGGTCCCGATGCTGCAGCCTCGTCCTCTGCCGGCAGGTGGAGCCGCGCTGGGCCCCCTGTGCGCCTGATCACTGACCCCTGACCACTGTCCTTGCAGGTCTCAGAGAGGAGGCTCCGCCCCCTGCCCCAGAAGCAGAGAACCCTCCACGAGAAGATCCTGGAGGAGATCAAGCAGGAGCGGAAGCTGCGGCCTGTGGGGAGCTCCTGCTGGGGCACCCGAGGTGGGGGGTGAAGGGGTGCCGGCTCCCCTGGCATCTCTCCGTGGGGGGTGGTGCTAAGCAGAGGATGTACCTGAAGCTCTCAGCTCCTGCTCTGTGGGGGAGGGCAGGGTTTACGCTCATGTCCCCGTCCTGCCCCCTGTTCACACTCACTGACCCCCTCCCTGCAGGGTTCAGCTCTCTGCACCCACCCCCACTCACTGAACCTCAGGATTTGGCTCCCTGCCCCTCCGTGCTCACTGCTCCCCTTCCCCCAGGGTTTGGCTCCCTACCCTGCATCCTCAACGCCTGCTCAGGGGACGTCTCGTCCACTTCCTGTATCAACCTGTCCCCCACGGGTGCCGGGAGCAGTGCCCAGCGGCCGCGGCCCCGCGTCCTACTCAAGGCACCCACCTTGGCTGAGATGGAGGAAATGAACACGTCTGAGGTCAGAGCTGCTGAGGTGCCCAAGAGGTGGCTGGGAAAGGGCAGGAAGGGAGGAGCTGGGCACACTCAGGGCAGCAGGGGCCGTTGTTTGGCTCTGTGGGCAACTGCTGCCCAGACCGTGGGCTGCAGCCTGGCCGTGCCCTCCTTGGGAGCTGGTGCCCTGACGTGGGCTGTGGGCCCTGGAGCAGGCTGGGCAAGGGGGCACATTCTCATCTCCGTGCTGAGGAGGGCAGCAGCGGCCTCCTGGCGGCTCAGCCTCCATCCGACACCAGCCCTGACCTCTTTAGAACTTTCCAGAAGGCCCCAggcagggcaggaggggagggtggCCCCCAGCCTCAGGGACAGGCAGCCAGGCCCCCAGCCCTTGGACTGAGCTGTCGGGTGCGCTGGGTCTGGCGTCTCCGCAGGAGGAAGAGTCCCCGTGTGGGCAGGCGACCCTGAAGCGAGACCGCTCCTTCTCGGAGCACGACCTGGCCTGGCTCCATAGCGAGGCGGCCCCCGGCCTGCAGCCGCCCGCCGAGCCCCCCGGAGGGCAGGAGCTGCTGCTTAGGCCCCGTGCAGGCACCGTGCACAGCCAGAGCCCCGGCCAGGAGCCAGGCAAGTGCTTCCCGCCCCCCCACTCTCCCCCCGCCTGCCCCCCCCGTCCCCCCCTCCCCGTCCCCCCATCCCGCCCCGACCTTCCCACCCTCCGCCTTAGCAGCACATGGAAAGAGCAGCCCAGACTCCCCCGCGCCTCAGCCAGGCATCCTCCACccatttttttaacttgattttttaaaaattaaataatccctactctttgtaaaatgttttttaaaagcttaGAAGGTAAATCCCCATTTTACCTGGGGACAACTGCTGCTCATGGGCCGGAACACCCAGGGATAGACAGACTCCTCCAGTCCGTTTCCACAGGTAGAGACCCAGCGGGGTCCACAAATTGTCACAGAACAAGGCCCCCTGGCCTGGTTGTCAGGCCCCTCTTGCGGCCGTGCAGGCAGCTCAGCAGCTGGGAGCTCCCCCAGACCTGCCGGCCCCTCTCTGCCCCTCGAGGTGATGGGCGCCCTGGGTCCTTCCTGCACATGCTCAGGACACCCCCTTCTGTGGTCCTGACCCACTTCGGGTGGTGAGAGGTCCACCCGGTCCGAGCTGGGCTTCCATGTTGGCGAGAGGGCCTGGCGGGGGCAGGCACCCATCTCTGCGATGCGCTTGGCTGCACGCTGGCAGGGCCCCCTCACGGGACTCTGTGCTCGCTTCCTCCAGGGGCTTGGATAGGGGCCCTTCAGCGCCCTTGGCTGCATGTACCTAGGCTGGGCGACGCCCTCCAACCCATTGCCCAGTGCCCCTCATCAACCTCCCAGCTGCCCCCTGCCCGTCAGCCCTCGGAGCCCCCAGGCAGGACACGTGTCCACTGTCCCCATCCTGCCTTTCTGCCTCCCCGTCCCTGGGGGCTTCTCCCCCAAGGAGAGGAGGGGGTAGCACAGTGGTCACCGTGGGCCAGCTGCTTGCTTCCTCATGGGGCCGTCTCTTGTGTGGCGATTGGGCACGGTTGAGTCGCAGGCCTCCTTTAGAACGTGGCCACAGGGACTCGCAGCCTCTTCACAGCTTCAGGGCCTCAGCCTGTTGGACGTCAGCGAGTCACAGCTGATGGCTCTGGGGATCCCTGCCTCTGAGCTGACCATGGAGGGGGGAGTCCACCCTAGGCCTTGGGAGAAAAGGGGTCCAACCGAGGGTCCTGACAGGGCCCTGTGTCTGCCTTCAGGTTCCGCCCCTGGGAGTGTCGAGGCTCAGCCTGACCCCCGGTCCCCCCGGCACAGCAGTCCGGGGCCAGCAGAGGAGAGGCCCGAGGCCACGGCCCTGGACAGCCAGACCAGGCACCTGTGGCTGGTGAGTGACAGAAGCGCTTCAGGCAGGACCCGGGAGGCCCTCGGTGCCAGCCTGGGGTGGGGTCGTCTGACCTCGCACAGCCTGGGTCTGGGAAAGCAGGAGGCTGGGGTGTCCGGACAGTGCGGCCCCAACACCTGCCGGGCCCTGGCCCGATCGGGGGTTGGGCACATACTGACCCCGACACCCTGCACCGCGAGGCAGCATGATTGGGGGAGGGATACCAGACAGAGGGTCTCAGCCCTGCCCTGGCCTGTGTCATCCGCGTCCTTGTCCTCAGCCTCACCAGTGTGAATTCTGTCTCCCTGCGAGGTGAGGATCCAATGCTTGCTGATTCTTTGAGGCCCACTTGGACCTGGAgtttggtctgtgattttcttaaATGAGATCACGGATTGAAGCGTTTGGGGCCTCGAGGTTTCCTGCAGGCGGGTGGGGTGTTGGATGTCGCTGTTGTCATTTCCCTGAGGTTTATCGAGAGGCTCAAGTGAGAGACATGGAAATGCTTTGGAAAGTAGAAGCGACTCGGGAGGTGGGCAGGACGGGTGGGCCGGAGAGCCTGGCCTGCAGCAAGGCCCGCCCAGGGATCAAGGGAGCAGGCCTCCTGGGTCTGGCTGAGCGGACGAGTGGGGAGTTTCATGGAAGTCACTGGCTGGGCTGGATTGAGACCAGGAGGATGTGAGGCTCTCCCGGAAGAAGGTCCTCAGGGTGAGTTTCCCCCGAGTTCCTGAGGAAGCCTCAGCCCTCCACTCTCCCAGGAGTTCAGCCACCCCGTGGAGAGCCTCGCGCTGACCGTGGAGGAGGTGGTGGACGTGCGGCGTGTGCTGGTGAAGGCTGAGATGGAGAAGTTCCTGCAGAACAAAGAGCTCTACAGCAGCCTGAGGAAGGGGAAGGTGAGTGGCCAGTCTCCTGGATGGCTCTGTCCCTGGTCCAGCGGGAGCCCTAgagaggggtgggggacagaCGAGGTGGGGATGGGCCCCCAGGAGCTTGGACAAACCCAGTCTTTCCTGACAGATCTGCTGCTGCTGCCGAGCCAAGTTTCCACTGTTCTCCTGGCCATCCACCTGTCTCTTCTGCAAGAGGTGAGTCATCGTGAAAGTGTCTTGGCTGTGAATTGGCACTGGAGTTGGGGGGAGGCAAGAGCCCTCCAGGCTAGTGCTGCCTGACAGAACTTTCCGTGGTGATGGGGATGCTCTGTGATGTGCTGGTGGCTGTTAAGTCCCTGAGATGTGTCTGGTGCAACCAAGgagtggaatttttaattttatttaacagaaactaatttaaaatttaaatagcaaGGAGACTTCTGCTTTCAGACAAAATGAGGTTACAGATTACCCTTCCACCTGAAACCACCACAAAAATGCAGACAAAGGATATGGAACAAGGAAACACCAAGGGGGGGCCATGACTGCCCGGCTTCCCTGTGGAGCTTCCAGGCCACGGCCCAGGGAGGAGGGACCAGCCAGAGCCCGCCAGGCCCTGAGGTGAGGGCTGTGGCTGGAATCCGGGGAGACCAGGTGGCCCCTCGAGTATTCAGCAGATACTGATCAGAGCAGGTGTGCAAGGAAATTCCCCAAGGCTGGGAAAAGAAGCACCCTAAAGCAGCAGGGCGGGGTTGGTGAGCCAGGGCCCATGGACCAAATCTGGTCCACTGCCTGTTGGGTAAGGtcttattgaaacacagccacactcatttattcattactCATTCAGCcatgcctaaaatatttattgtctgacccttcacagaaaaagtttactGACCCTCATCCTAAATGTTTAAGGGGACAGTACCCAGCACCCCCAGGAGGCTGGGAGTGGAGTCTGTGCCCACCAGACAGACAGGAAATCTTGTAGTTCATGGGTCACGGGGTGGAATGCACAGGACGGTCTGGCCTCATTGGTGAGGAGCACGTGGCCCTCAGGTTAGCACTGTACAAAAGTGAGATCTGAAAGGACCAAACTATTCCCAGAACAAAGCTCacgaaaaagaataaaaaaatatcaaCCATCCAACAAGATGAAATGTCTGGCATCCAATAAAAGATACCAGGCATGAAAACATAATAACAAAATTAATAACAGCACATCATGGGGTTTATAGCATTTCTGTAAGTAAAATGTTTGATAACAACAGGATTAAGGCCAGGGAGAAGAGGCGGGTGTTGGAAGTGTGCTGTTGTGAGGTTCTTACACTCTCCATAAAGCGGTATAATATTGCTTAAATGTAGATttgataagttaaagatgtacACTGTAAACCTTGAAACAACCACTAAAATGACAAAGCAAAGAGTTACAGCTAATAAGacaaagaagacaggaaaagaagaaaaagggaacaaAGATTGGATGggccaaaaagaaaacaaatagcaaggcAACAGACTTAAACCTAACTGTCAACAAtcccattaaatgtaaatggtctaaagaACCTAATTAAAAGGCATAGTTTGCcagattgaattaaaaaaaaaaataagacccaATCATCTGCTGCCTACAAgacatttaatttaaatgtaaacacacacataGTTTAGAAGTAAAGGagggaaaaagatataccatgtaaaCATGGTCCAAGTGGGCCTCAAAGAATCAGCAAGCGTTGGATCCTCACCTCGCAGGGAGACAGAGTTCACGCTGGTGAGGCTGAGGACAAGGACGTGGATGACACAGGCCAGGGCAGAGCCGAGACCCTCTGTCTGGTATCCCCCCCCCCAATCATGCTGCCTCGGGGTGCAGGGTGTCGGGGTCAGTATGTGCCCAACCCCCGATCGGGCCAGGGCCCGGCAGGCTTTGGGGCCACACTGTCCGGACGCCCCAGCAGGCGGCCAGCCCTGGCAGCCCAGCTCCTGCTTTCCCAGACCCAGGCCGTGCAAGGTCAGACGACCCCACCCCAGGCTGGCACTAGTCAAAAACTGGAGTTGATATATTAATATCATACCAAGTAGAATTCCGAACAAAGAATATATTACCAGAGACAAAGGAGTTCATTTCATAATGAGAAAGAGACTAATTcatcaaaaggaaataataatccTAAACATATATGTATCTAATAAAAGGGATTCATAATACATGGAGCAAAAACCGACAGAACTGCAAGGAAAAATAGCTAAATCCACAATTATAATTAGAGACTTAAATATCTCTAATATTCTTGATAATTGATAGAACTAGTAGATAGAAAAAATAAGGATATAAAGCATTTGAACAACACTATGAAACcaacttgatctaattgacatttatagaacactctaccCAAAAACAGTAGCACACGCATTCTTCTTGGTGCCTGTGGAACGCTTTCCAGAACAGACCATACTCTGAGCCATAAAACAGGTCTGAATAAATCTAAAGGGATTTAAGCCATGCAAAATCTGTTCCCTGACCACAATTAAATTAGCCGGGGGGTTGTTGAAGTTTGGACAATTTGTACTATTGTGTCGAGAAGAGACTCTGATGTATCATTACAGAATAGTTTACATAATATaccccattttaattttttaattatatgtattttttttaaatctatgctTAGGTGAATCTGGAGGATTGAAACTGTATCACTAGCAGGGATTATCTGTGAGGATGGGTTTTGGAGGAGAGGACCATTCTGTATAGATTACGATTCTTTGCAGTGTTTGAATTTTTACAAGCAGGCATTTACTGTTGAAATCAGTATGGGAATAGAAAATGATAACAGCTACTTAAAGTGGAGTACCTGGGGCTGACATGGTGCTTCCGGGGTGAGAAGTACCAAGTACAGCAAGTGTGGAGTGTACAAGGAAACTCCAGGCTGGGTGCTGTAAGGGaaaagctgggaaggcacaagaaGATTTGGGGTGGAGTACCAAGTCAAAGAACAAGTGGGATTTAGGAGAGAAGTGATCAAGGGCAAGGCAAGGTCGGTTTGACCCAGCACCTGTGCCAGGTGGGACGTGGAGGCTGGGACACAGCTGTTTCCTCGTGTGCCTCTCCATGGAGCTGACGCTgcttccccttccttcccttccagaGCTGTCTGCAATTCCTGCAGTGTAAAGGTGAGCCTGTGCCCGGGGCTCCGGGGTCCTGGGCGCCATGGGGAGCAGGGTGGGATGGGTTCTGCTGAATCTTCTTGGACTGGACAACCTGCCCTCACCCTTGGGCAGAATCCACTCCTAGACTTCCGAGACCATGTGCAGTTTTTAAAAGCCCTTGGTGGTGGagctatttgttttgtttaatgttCCGTGTTGGTGGGCCAGTGCAGAGAGACCCTTTGCTTCCCATCTGCACACCCCAGTCTGACATCTTACAGGTCCCTCAGGCATTTTTGGAGAGGTTCTTTATACCGTTTCTTGTGTCTGTGCAGGTGTGTGCACAGCGGTGAATGGATAGTGAGTAACATTTAGAAGCACACCACCCCATTATGCCTCAGCTTAGAAACAAGAAATTGcttaaaagggatttttttatcaccactttttttttttaaccctgacCATATGTCCTGCCACCTGGCAATGGAAAAACTCCCACCTCATCAAtattaaatacttattgagtgcaGGACCCCCTAGGTTGTGTGCAGAGACATGCACAGTTCCTGCCCTCTAATGTACTGTCTAGCTGAGCCAGAAGTGCAGGTGAGTGTAGGAAACACAGAAGCACGTGTAGGGCCTtcaacccagggcctgggggagagaCCCAGAGCGATGACAGAGGGCAGGGGTCCCtggctcactgctgcagccatcCCACTCCCCGCTCCCCAGGGCACTGAGAGCCAGGCCCTCCCAAGGCGACCTTTGCCCTCTCAGCCCTGTCCCCGCCTCTCTCTGCGCTGCAGATCAAGATGCCTTCTAAGAAGTTTGCTCACATCCCTGTCTACTCGCTGGGCTTTGAGAGTCCTCCGAGGACATCAGCTGACAGAACCACGCCCGCCCAGAGAAGAGACATCTTCCAGTGAGCTCCTGTGCCTTGCAGCTGCTGTCACCGCGGGAGCTGGGTGGGGGGCTGGCTTGGTTACCTTTTGCTGGGACACCCTGAGGTAGTTGTTTTGGGACGGATGAGGCTGGAGGCCTCTGGGGCGCAGGGTGGCGAGTTGTCCTGGGTGGGCCGGCTCCTTGTGCCTGCTGAGGAAGAGCCTTTCCCAAAGTCCGCACTAATGCCGGCCTTCAGGGCTGCACCTTTCCCGTGGGCAGGGTGACAATGCCAAGAGAGAGGGTGattgggaggggagaggggctcCTATGGGGCAGACAGTGGCCGGAAGGTGCAGATACACCAGGTCAGGCAGAGGGGCAATGGCCAAGCAGGCAGCCCGGGTCCACCCAGCTTCCGCTCCAGGTGTCCTGGTTTGGCTGATAAATGACATCACCCTGGACAGGTGGTGCTGGGGCGGTTCCAGGGCATTGCAGATGGACGGCCGGTGGCATTCTCAGGACAGGTGCAGCGCTGATTACTAACAACAGTGGAAGCTACTCCCCCAGTGTAGACAGATGGGGCCCCTGAGCCCAGCCCCGGGGGAGGCTGTACTTGAACCCAGGCCACCTGAGTCTGGAGCCCCTGCTCTCAGCCACTCAGCTGAGCTGCACCCCCCCCTCGCCCCATGGACATTTTAAAGTGTTGCTTGGCAGGCATGAGGCTGCCTGGGTCAGGCAGGGGCAGCGGGCGCATCTGGGACCCCTCCCCTGAGCCAGCCTTCTCTCCCCACATAGACCCCTGCAGGGGCCGCGGTGGCGGAGTGTGGAGGACGAGTTCCCACACATCTACTCCCACGGCTGCGTCCTGAGGGACCTGTGCAGTGGCTGCAGCAGCTTCGTGGCTGATGTGGTCCGCTCCAGCCGCAGGAGTGTGGACGTCCTCAACAGCGCTGCCCGCCGTGCCCGCCACACCCAGTCGCTCTATGTGCCCTCCCCGAGGACTCTCGACTTCGAGTGACAGCCTCGGGCCCCGCCCCCGTCCTCCCGGCCCTGGGCTGGGCTGTGGGGCCTTTGAGAGGCAGAGCCGCCCTCCCGAGCTGCGCATGTACATATATACAGATACAGATGCGTTCCTGTAATGTACACCCAGTCTGTGTGTTTCTACCCCTCGTTTCCTGGCGCCTGCACTTGGGCAGTCTCACACCAGTGCCCATCCCAGGAAATGGTTCTTCTCACTCCCGTGGGACGGAGGACAGGCCTGCGGGGGGCACAGGTTCCAGATGATGTGGCTTGAGGAAGACCCCCACCAGCTCTGGGTCCCAGTGTTCCCCTCTGTTCTCCAGGAGGGGAGAACAGAGGCCCTGGGTGGGAGAGGACGCCCCGGTTCTACCTGCTCTCCCTCGGCAGGGCCGGGCCAGGCGGTGGCTCAGGTCTGAGGCTCACCCGGCCAGCACTCCCACTGCCCCTGGAGCCACCCACACAGCGGGGCCTGTCCCAGTGCAGGAGCAAGCAGCTCTGTCCATCTGTACCACAGTGCCTGCCTGCTGTGGATGGGGCTCCTGTCCCAGTGGGGTGCCACCACCTTTAGCAGAGACCGTGTCCGAGCGAGGCGAGGGGCTGTGTAACGGGACAGTCCACCCACCTGCGAGGGGCTCGACACACCAAAGAGTGACTCAGACAAGCCCAGCGTGGCGAGTGAGAGGGAGTGTTTATTGGAGGCTTCTGTGGGGTCCTCGTCTGCAATGGCGGGAAGAGATTCCTTGCCACGATGGTCCGCAGCGATCTGAGGGGAAGGCAGGGTCTTACAGTGGGCAGAGAGCAAGAAGGTACAGAGCCAGGAGCTCACGCATGTGAACGCCACGAAGTTGACTGTATCTCAATGTTTGTCTCTCTGGGCACAACTTCCCACCAGGTTAACCTTGGGGAAAGATAATGGCACAGAGCTGAGCGAGTATGTGCAGGAATGTGTGTAATTGCTGACAAagttgggagagttgggggataTTGGAAGATGCAGAACATTATTATGTTACATCACATTCTCAAGGGAGGAGCTGGGCTCTAAGGGGCCGCTCTCTGGGACTGAAAGGCTGGGGGAGACGGGGGCACGCAGGCCTGCTCCACCCACACTGCCTCAGCTGCTTCCCTCTGCCAACTTCAGGACCTGGGGGAGCCTGTGGCCTCAGCTCCCAAAGCCGCCCCTCATCCAATGGGGATGTGTCCCTGGTCAGTGGGGGCAGCCCCACCCCTGCTCCATGGGAAGGGGGTTCTGCAGGGCCCATCAGGCTCCACATGCTCAGATCTACCCAGAAGGTGGGCTCCATCCAATTCCACCAACAGatgggggaaaccgaggctcaaagAGTGGAAGGAATTTGGTCCAAGACATGTAGCTTGCAGTGACCAAGGCAGGACTTCCACCCAGGCCTGTGGGGAGATGTGGCATCAAACGGGGTCCATGTGTAGTCACAGCAGCTGATAACAGAAGCCCCCAGTACTTGTTCTCAGAACTTCACTGGCAGGAAGTATTACTCATTCCcatttaaaatgaggaaacaggcatagaaaggCAAAGAATCACCCCTGGTCTCGCGGCCAGTACAAGAAAGTGAGGGTGGGTGCAGCACCTCCCACAGCAGGCGCCCCTCATCTGCACCGGGCACTCTGGGGGGTCACGGCTGTCCTTACGCCAACCCCACGGCGGAGGAAGCAGAGCCGGTCACCGACAGGCTCACACAGGAGCACTCCGGGAACaaaaacctccatggaaaccgAATCGACAGCTGGGAGTGGCAGAGCTGAGGGGACAGCGGCTGCTTCCCGAGGTCgccggggtgggggcagggggccctGCGGGCGGCTCGCTGCTGCTGCCCTCCCCGCTGTCACACCTGCTCAGTGTGCCACGCGGCCACCGCGGCACTGCAGACAGAGCAGAAAGAAGCTCCAGTGAGGAAATTCGGACGCCATGACCAGCAGGCGGCCCGAGGCAGCCTCTGCGCCCGGCGTTCATCCTCTAGCTGCGGGGCTGTGGGGAGCGGGCAGGGGCGCGCACACAGCGGCGCTGACAGCCAGGATGAGGCATTTCAGGGTTCTAGCCCGAACAGGCGCCACCACCGGGTCCGAGTTTCCCTGTGAGGGGACGACTCCCGGCCGAGGAAAGGGGGAGCCCGGGCCTGGCTAGCGCCGCAGCGCgccgccccctcctccctctcctgtccCAGGACGACCACCCGGCACGCATCAGCGACAGCAAGGAGCCCCAGGACCATCCCCGAGGTCCGGGCCCGGCGAGCGCGGGGGCGCCGCGGAAGGAGGCGCGCGGAGAGGGGCGCGGGGGCCCGGAAGCCCAGGTGGCGCGCGCGAGCGGGCCGACGCCGCGGGGTGGGGTTCCGGGGCCCTCCCGCCCTCCGCGGAGACCCGGGCGCCCCCCAGCGGCGGCAGCCGACACCGCGGCCGGGAGGCGGCGCGCACAACTCTCGCGAGAGCGGGCCCGAGAGCGCCGCCCCCCGCCCCGACGCCGGCGGTGACGGTGAGGAAGTTCAGGGGAGCAGCAGCGCGCAGACGCGACACGCCAACTTCGCGCCAGCGCGCCTCAAGTGCGCAGGCGCGCAAGCCGCTctcttttctgctttcctttctccctttccagACGTCAGCGGCCGTTGGGTCCTATGTCGCGCCGGGCTCTCCGGAGGCTGAGGGGGGAACAGCGCGGCCAGAAGCCCCTCGGGCCCGGCGCCCTGCAGTTTGTCCTCCGGGAAGATGATGACGCAGAAGAGGGGTCGAAACGGGGGCTGGGTGGCTGCCGCCACCGGGGAGCAGAGAAGGAGGGCGTCCGCGTCAACAACCGGTTCGAGCTGGTGAGGATCCGCGGCCTAGGTGGGGGTGGCGGACGGGGCGGGGCTTGCAGGGGGCGGGGCGAAGCGCGCCGAGCGGCTCTGAGGGGGCGGGGCCGTGATGTCGGGCGTGGTGGTGGGCGGGGAGAAGGCTGCACGGCCTGCAGGGGGCGGGGCGGCACGGGGCGGGGTGAAGCACGCCGAGCGGCTCCGAGGGGGCGGGGCCGTGACGTCGTGTGCGGTGGTGGGCGGGGAGAAGGCCTgcggggggcggggcctgggtgCAGGGGCGGAGGCGTCAGCCAGGAATGACGTATGTGGGCGTGGCGGGCCAAGTCGGTTTTGGGGTCGGGGTGATGCCGGGGGCGGGTTGACTTCAGGGGTGTGAACTTGAGCGTCTCCGGGGGGCACTTGGGGGCCTTTGCGTATAGTTTTGTTCAGTCATCACGAGGCCCCTAGCAAGTCTCTGGCACAGAGAAATAGCGCAGCCACGATGAGCTGACTCCTTGGCGCGCTTTTCCGCGTGCGTGGGTGGCCTCCTCGATGCCCGGCGCCGTTTCCCGGTGCACTGGCTCCGAGGGGCCACCGCCAGGTTCCGTCGGCTCCCAGCGCCCACTCGGGACCCACAGGCCGCTCGGCCACTTTCGTGGATTTTTTGTCAGGTGATACTTTCTCCTTAATCCCACACCTTCCAGATTTAGTCCTTAATAATAATAGCTGTTACTTGGGGAGGGaat
This is a stretch of genomic DNA from Choloepus didactylus isolate mChoDid1 chromosome 22, mChoDid1.pri, whole genome shotgun sequence. It encodes these proteins:
- the SPIRE2 gene encoding protein spire homolog 2 isoform X4; its protein translation is MARAGSCGGDAAARERAGVAEPQGPAELSLEEVLKAYEQPLNEEQAWAVCFQGCRGLRGAQGPRRIRHTADIVLRRDGSVGARREPEPATMEVPPASSEAQVVQSLGFAIYRALDWGLDESEERELSPQLERLMDLMANSDDCDDGGGGADEGYGGPEEEEAAEGSPRAVRTFAQAMQLCAARLSDPRSAQSHYQAVCRALFLETLELRAFLARVREAKEMLQKLREDEPQVEKPLADLDHLGHTDWARLWVQLMRELRHGVKLKKVQEQEFNPLPTEFQLTPFEMLMQDIRARNYKLRKVDGDIPPRVKKDAHEIILDFIRSRPPLKQVSERRLRPLPQKQRTLHEKILEEIKQERKLRPVGSSCWGTRGFGSLPCILNACSGDVSSTSCINLSPTGAGSSAQRPRPRVLLKAPTLAEMEEMNTSEEEESPCGQATLKRDRSFSEHDLAWLHSEAAPGLQPPAEPPGGQELLLRPRAGTVHSQSPGQEPGSAPGSVEAQPDPRSPRHSSPGPAEERPEATALDSQTRHLWLEFSHPVESLALTVEEVVDVRRVLVKAEMEKFLQNKELYSSLRKGKICCCCRAKFPLFSWPSTCLFCKRAVCNSCSVKIKMPSKKFAHIPVYSLGFESPPRTSADRTTPAQRRDIFQPLQGPRWRSVEDEFPHIYSHGCVLRDLCSGCSSFVADVVRSSRRSVDVLNSAARRARHTQSLYVPSPRTLDFE
- the SPIRE2 gene encoding protein spire homolog 2 isoform X6 is translated as MARAGSCGGDAAARERAGVAEPQGPAELSLEEVLKAYEQPLNEEQAWAVCFQGCRGLRGAQGPRRIRHTADIVLRRDGSVGARREPEPATMEVPPASSEAQVVQSLGFAIYRALDWGLDESEERELSPQLERLMDLMANSDDCDDGGGGADEGYGGPEEEEAAEGSPRAVRTFAQAMQLCAARLSDPRSAQSHYQAVCRALFLETLELRAFLARVREAKEMLQKLREDEPQVEKPLADLDHLGHTDWARLWVQLMRELRHGVKLKKVQEQEFNPLPTEFQLTPFEMLMQDIRARNYKLRKVMVDGDIPPRVKKDAHEIILDFIRSRPPLKQVSERRLRPLPQKQRTLHEKILEEIKQERKLRPVGSSCWGTRGFGSLPCILNACSGDVSSTSCINLSPTGAGSSAQRPRPRVLLKAPTLAEMEEMNTSEEEESPCGQATLKRDRSFSEHDLAWLHSEAAPGLQPPAEPPGGQELLLRPRAGTVHSQSPGQEPGSAPGSVEAQPDPRSPRHSSPGPAEERPEATALDSQTRHLWLEFSHPVESLALTVEEVVDVRRVLVKAEMEKFLQNKELYSSLRKGKICCCCRAKFPLFSWPSTCLFCKRAVCNSCSVKIKMPSKKFAHIPVYSLGFESPPRTSADRTTPAQRRDIFQPLQGPRWRSVEDEFPHIYSHGCVLRDLCSGCSSFVADVVRSSRRSVDVLNSAARRARHTQSLYVPSPRTLDFE
- the SPIRE2 gene encoding protein spire homolog 2 isoform X5; this translates as MARAGSCGGDAAARERAGVAEPQGPAELSLEEVLKAYEQPLNEEQAWAVCFQGCRGLRGAQGPRRIRHTADIVLRRDGSVGARREPEPATMEVPPASSEAQVVQSLGFAIYRALDWGLDESEERELSPQLERLMDLMANSDDCDDGGGGADEGYGGPEEEEAAEGSPRAVRTFAQAMQLCAARLSDPRSAQSHYQAVCRALFLETLELRAFLARVREAKEMLQKLREDEPQVEKPLADLDHLGHTDWARLWVQLMRELRHGVKLKKVQEQEFNPLPTEFQLTPFEMLMQDIRARNYKLRKVMVDGDIPPRVKKDAHEIILDFIRSRPPLKQVSERRLRPLPQKQRTLHEKILEEIKQERKLRPVGSSCWGTRGFGSLPCILNACSGDVSSTSCINLSPTGAGSSAQRPRPRVLLKAPTLAEMEEMNTSEEEESPCGQATLKRDRSFSEHDLAWLHSEAAPGLQPPAEPPGGQELLLRPRAGTVHSQSPGQEPGSAPGSVEAQPDPRSPRHSSPGPAEERPEATALDSQTRHLWLEFSHPVESLALTVEEVVDVRRVLVKAEMEKFLQNKELYSSLRKGKICCCCRAKFPLFSWPSTCLFCKRWDVEAGTQLFPRVPLHGADAASPSFPSRAVCNSCSVKIKMPSKKFAHIPVYSLGFESPPRTSADRTTPAQRRDIFQWCWGGSRALQMDGRWHSQDRPLQGPRWRSVEDEFPHIYSHGCVLRDLCSGCSSFVADVVRSSRRSVDVLNSAARRARHTQSLYVPSPRTLDFE